In Gigantopelta aegis isolate Gae_Host chromosome 14, Gae_host_genome, whole genome shotgun sequence, the following proteins share a genomic window:
- the LOC121388399 gene encoding steroid 17-alpha-hydroxylase/17,20 lyase-like, which translates to MALEVALCVTAAFLAVVYWFISHQKLKHIPAAPHRIPLLGNSWNLDMTKCHLILTDWTKKLGPVFRIRLYNEEILVLNDYNSISAALMHCGTDVAGRPPMYRTAQYGRNKHSIVWQTYTPKLAFLRKEVLKSLNMYGSGLERLEEKCTPEIKQLLKEFDDSGGKPFDPWDSIYNAICNVMLTLVLGTTMKPLNANFQKIKTMNFLFNDTFGSGRARRIDLLPWTRFFYDECYQRLQEAMSIRNKFWQEQLPHINDKECEDCVVKRMMTLLSEDKYKQYDITETTVREVFTNLILAGTDTTATALTSLLLLLLHYPEVQERMYDEIKTHIGDSRSASLSDRSSLPYCEATLLELLRLISHVPLAVPHYTICDTEIDGLKVPANMTVYINLWAMHHDSFWVDPWRFDPTRFLDENGQLLPSTHENRRRLMVFGAGRRVCLGRSLAKNRLFLFAVSLVQRFRVVPEGPDLPEADPRTFEMGLVLHPKHYKLSAIPRQS; encoded by the exons ATGGCACTGGAGGTAGCATTATGTGTGACAGCGGCGTTCCTCGCTGTGGTTTACTGGTTCATTTCTCATCAGAAACTGAAGCACATTCCAGCTGCGCCTCACAGGATTCCGCTTCTTGGAAACTCGTGGAATCTGGACATGACAAAGTGCCACCTCATCCTGACGGACTGGACAAAGAAACTGGGACCAGTGTTTCGAATACGACTTTACAACGAGGAAATTCTAGTTCTGAATGACTACAACAGCATCTCGGCAGCTCTGATGCATTGTGGGACAGACGTAGCCGGGAGGCCACCCATGTACCGCACAGCACAGTACGGAAGGAATAAACACTCCATAGTTTGGCAGACATATACGCCGAAATTAGCATTTTTAAGGAAAGAGGTTCTAAAGTCCTTGAACATGTATGGTTCTGGGTTGGAGAGACTTGAAGAAAAGTGTACACCAGAAATAAAGCAGTTGCTAAAGGAGTTTGACGATAGTGGCGGCAAACCGTTTGACCCATGGGACAGTATCTACAACGCTATATGTAACGTGATGTTAACTTTG GTTCTTGGAACCACTATGAAGCCATTAAATGCTAACTTCCAGAAGATAAAAACAATGAActttttgttcaacgacacatTCGGGTCTGGGAGAGCACGGCGGATTGACCTGTTACCATGGACACGGTTTTTCTATGATGAATGCTATCAGAGGCTTCAAGAAGCCATGTCTATCAGGAACAAATTCTGGCAGGAACAGTTGCCCCATATAAAC GACAAAGAATGTGAAGATTGTGTTGTAAAACGTATGATGACTTTGCTATCAGAAGATAAGTATAAGCAGTATGACATTACAGAAACAACTGTCCGTGAAGTGTTTACAAATCTCATTCTAGCAG GCACTGACACGACGGCGACCGCACTCACAAGTCTTCTGCTGCTCCTCCTGCACTACCCCGAGGTCCAGGAGCGGATGTATGATGAAATCAAGACCCACATAGGTGACTCCCGATCTGCCTCCTTGTCCGATCGATCTAGTCTCCCGTACTGTGAGGCGACACTGCTAGAGCTGCTGAGGCTGATATCCCACGTGCCTCTAGCCGTCCCTCACTACACGATCTGTGATACGGAAATCGATGGCTTGAAAGTACCTGCAAACATGACT GTGTACATCAACTTGTGGGCCATGCACCACGATTCGTTCTGGGTGGATCCATGGAGATTTGATCCGACACGATTTCTGGATGAGAATGGTCAACTTTTACCTTCCACTCATGAGAATAGAAGAAG GTTGATGGTGTTTGGTGCTGGAAGACGAGTGTGTTTAGGCAGATCGTTGGCTAAAAACAGACTGTTTCTATTTGCTGTGTCCTTGGTGCAGAGATTCAGGGTGGTTCCAGAGGGACCCGACTTACCTGAGGCAGATCCTAGAACTTTTGAAATGGGACTAGTTCTTCATCCGAAACATTACAAATTGTCGGCTATTCCTCGGCAGAGTTGA